The following coding sequences are from one Anopheles bellator chromosome X, idAnoBellAS_SP24_06.2, whole genome shotgun sequence window:
- the LOC131213846 gene encoding CD81 protein has product MGIKGCCSVVKYLVVLVNLLFLVVGLVIISLAIWMLSDPTFLISLTQNETHYTIGLYIFLAVGGLMLVVALLGCCGALKESQWVLTSFFCCLLMVLVAEMAAGAWAFQNSTKLDNVVRSAVKDAVQTQYGMIPTRTATLDAIQQHYQCCGAEGPNDWQSSAYNNVERPTPSIEIGKLPVSYNLPETCCSSHISPEECKVARRMEYATSIKRANIFADGCMEKLVGEIRKNIKTISYVGAAIVGIELLTLILSLLLCCTIRRNDNYKH; this is encoded by the exons ATGGGTATCAAAGGATGTTGCTCGGTGGTTAAATATCTTGTGGTTTTGGTGAACTTGCTTTTCCTG GTTGTCGGGCTGGTCATCATTTCGCTCGCCATCTGGATGCTGTCGGATCCAACGTTCCTGATCTCGCTGACCCAGAACGAAACGCACTACACTATCGGGCTGTATATCTTTCTCGCGGTCGGCGGGTTGATGCTGGTTGTTGCCCTTCTCGGGTGTTGTGGGGCACTGAAAGAGTCACAGTGGGTGCTAACATCG TTCTTCTGCTGTCTGTTGATGGTGCTAGTTGCGGAGATGGCGGCTGGTGCTTGGGCATTTCAGAACTCCACCAAACTAGACAATGTGGTCCGTTCAGCCGTGAAAGATGCAGTCCAGACACAGTACGGCATGATACCGACACGTACCGCCACACTGGATGCAATTCAGCAGCAT TACCAATGCTGTGGAGCGGAGGGACCGAACGATTGGCAGTCGAGTGCTTATAACAATGTTGAGCGACCCACGCCCAGCATCGAGATCGGTAAGCTGCCGGTCAGCTACAACTTGCCGGAAACGTGCTGCAGCTCGCACATCTCTCCGGAAGAGTGCAAGGTCGCTCGCCGAATGGAGTACGCAACCTCGATCAAGCGCGCCAATATTTTTGCAGAT GGTTGTATGGAGAAGCTGGTCGGCGAGATTcgaaaaaacatcaaaactaTCAGTTACGTCGGAGCAGCGATCGTTGGTATCGAGCTGCTTACCCTTATACTGTCGTTGCTACTGTGCTGTACCATTCGCCGGAACGATAACTATAAGCACTGA
- the LOC131213657 gene encoding uncharacterized protein LOC131213657, whose translation MNLNNNNNNNHPLHPYHHAPSSQSFSGSSLANNACSNSSSSSKSNDGTNQPHAINSNGQQTLRVSRSSTRKKPFHFISSMWKMKKIIKFEDIMFHREMKCRARSEPSVSTYSCTGGKGCQRKSSPSFSMLSLSPGKFQKSADELEVTRLRLSRNDNPFVQKVLASRDNMADVIDDTESDDAILILMSDDFNGEAETDPLALPQVHEHMIRSPPPTFWPRAPKTVFNFDGADEKGRRPEVNASASGRPSSVLADPRKHP comes from the exons ATGAActtaaacaacaacaacaacaacaatcatcCGCTGCACCCGTACCACCACGCCCCCAGCAGTCAGAGCTTCAGTGGCAGCAGTTTAGCAAACAACgcctgcagcaacagcagcagcagcagcaaaagtaACGACGGCACCAATCAGCCACACGCCATCAACAGCAATGGACAGCAGACGCTGCGCGTCAGCCGCAGCAGTACCCGGAAAAAGCCGTTCCACTTCATATCCAGCATGTGGAAGATGAAGAAAATCATCAAGTTCGAGGACATTATGTTCCACCGCGAGATGAAATGCCGGGCCCGCTCGGAGCCGTCAG TGTCCACCTACAGCTGCACCGGCGGCAAAGGCTGCCAGCGGAAGTCGTCGCCATCCTTCTCGATGCTCAGCCTGTCGCCGGGCAAGTTTCAGAAATCGGCCGACGAGCTGGAAGTGACGCGGCTCCGGTTGTCGCGCAACGACAATCCGTTCGTGCAGAAGGTGCTCGCCAGCCGGGACAATATGGCGGACGTCATCGACGACACCGAATCGGACGATGCCATCCTGATCCTGATGTCCGAC GACTTCAACGGTGAAGCGGAAACCGACCCGCTGGCACTGCCGCAGGTGCACGAGCACATGATccgctcgccgccgccaacgtTCTGGCCCCGGGCGCCAAAAACTGTCTTCAATTTCGATGGGGCCGACGAAAAAGGACGCCGGCCCGAAGTGAATGCCAGTGCGAGCGGGCGCCCGTCTTCGGTACTTGCGGATCCACGGAAGCACCCATAG